One window of Watersipora subatra chromosome 3, tzWatSuba1.1, whole genome shotgun sequence genomic DNA carries:
- the LOC137389760 gene encoding transmembrane and ubiquitin-like domain-containing protein 1, whose translation MMDEEVQDETVYAMIEGIGNEVLVASVLGLTLAVLVLSWYSTNLTSTQTRLSTVRVNRRRVALNRFPGCSSRDRNLNQQEEAGSARQESPGRSPTPQADVGRPGADVVATEGVVDEVLVDTSMEDAPIMNQRVPLDNLPEVAGDDQSADVTSNASIDGTEPAAVSAEAESINGVNSVQEIIGSTGSNAETSETGDSQPITTSAEPASSHQEERTERTPIEETTNSDEPSQLNSAEDNRDISIRIKFLNDNERLVRAKTSDTVVEFKRNNFGAELSENKLVRLIFNGQVLQDNNTLESYGIVNNTAIHALISDIPSIQPETTPQPNVLVFNAGVLLVPLFVIILLFLWYLRFGHPELFNITSTLSLGSITGVFVYCLSAQRRLQPPQRNSQRQYGVNVGMNINAPPQHADRN comes from the exons ATGATGGACGAAGAGGTGCAGGATGAGACAGTGTACGCCATGATCGAAGGCATAGGAAATGAAGTTCTTGTGGCCTCGGTGCTAGGGCTTACGCTGGCGGTTCTTGTACTTTCCTGGTACTCGACCAACCTGACCAGTACCCAAACACGGCTTTCCACTGTCAGAGTAAATAGAAGGCGTGTGGCATTGAACAGGTTTCCAGGCTGTTCCAGTCGTGACAGAAATCTCAATCAGCAG GAGGAAGCAGGCTCAGCACGACAAGAGTCTCCTGGAAGGTCTCCGACTCCACAGGCTGATGTCGGCAGACCTGGAGCTGATGTCGTTGCTACGGAAGGCGTTGTAGATGAAGTACTAGTGGATACATCTATGGAAGATGCTCCTATCATGAATCAAAGAG TTCCACTCGACAACCTCCCTGAAGTTGCTGGGGACGATCAATCAGCCGATGTTACATCGAATGCCTCAATTGATGGAACAGAGCCAGCTGCAGTTTCTGCAGAGGCAGAAAGTATAAACGGTGTGAACAGTGTCCAGGAGATCATTGGTAGCACTGGCAGCAACGCTGAAACTTCTGAGACTGGAGATTCTCAGCCTATTACAACTTCTGCAGAGCCTGCTAGTAGTCATCAG GAAGAGCGCACAGAGAGAACTCCCATAGAGGAGACAACCAATAGCGATGAACCGAGTCAGCTGAATTCGGCTGAGGACAACAGAGACATTAGTATTCGTATTAAATTTCTCAATGACAATGAGAGATTGGTTCGTGCCAAGACAAGTGATACAGTGGTTGAGTTTAAGAG GAATAACTTTGGAGCAGAGCTGTCAGAGAACAAGCTCGTTCGACTAATATTCAATGGTCAGGTGCTGCAGGACAATAACACGCTAGAGTCTTACGGTATTGTGAACAACACAGCAATTCACGCTCTTATCTCGGATATTCCTTCTATACAACCAGAGACGACTCCACAACCTAATGTGCTTGTATTCAATGCTGGTGTACTCCTTGTGCCTCTTTTTGTTATCATTCTTCTTTTTTTGTGGTACTTGAGATTCGGGCATCCAGAACTCTTCAACATAACGTCGACGCTGTCCCTCGGCTCCATAACCGGTGTGTTTGTCTACTGTCTCTCAGCACAAAGGAGGCTCCAGCCTCCGCAAAGAAACAGTCAGAGGCAATATGGTGTGAATGTAGGTATGAATATCAATGCACCGCCTCAGCATGCTGACCGCAATTAA